One part of the Alistipes onderdonkii genome encodes these proteins:
- a CDS encoding rhamnulokinase, translating to MNRYFVGVDLGATSGRVILATLCGDGIALEVLHRFPNRLLSIGGKYYWNIYSLYEEILHGLTLAGQRRIPVDSIGIDTWGVDMACVAADGTLAGLPRAYRDPYTNGVPEEFFRKIPRQEVYRRTGIQIMNFNSLFQLRAARGEGMSALENAASVLFMPDALSYLLTGEKVCEYTILSTSQFMDPRTREIDGALLREAGVDPALFPRVVMPGRRIGVLCDAVARQTGLGAVPVVAVAGHDTASAVAAVPARNSRFAYLSSGTWSLMGIEVPEPIITEESYAMNFTNEGGVDGTVRFLKNITGMWLLEQCRAVWSRQGREYSYEEIVRMTEGAAPSPGVIDPDAAEFAAPTDMPQAIRAWCAAHGVPVPADDAALMRLIFDSLAAKYAEVLGKLRRLAPFEIECLHVIGGGAQNDLLNRMTADAVGIPVVAGPAEATALGNIMVQARAAGVVSSLAEMRRYIGRSIETKTYQPKK from the coding sequence ATGAACCGTTATTTCGTCGGTGTCGATCTCGGTGCCACGAGCGGCCGTGTCATTCTCGCCACGCTCTGCGGCGACGGCATCGCCCTCGAAGTTCTGCACCGCTTCCCGAACCGCCTGCTTTCGATCGGCGGCAAATATTATTGGAACATCTACTCCCTCTATGAGGAAATCCTGCACGGCCTGACGCTGGCCGGGCAGCGAAGGATTCCGGTCGATTCGATCGGTATCGACACGTGGGGCGTCGACATGGCCTGCGTGGCGGCCGACGGTACGCTGGCCGGGCTTCCGAGGGCTTACCGCGATCCCTATACCAACGGGGTTCCCGAGGAGTTCTTCCGGAAAATACCCCGGCAAGAAGTGTACCGCCGCACGGGTATCCAGATCATGAATTTCAATTCGCTCTTCCAGCTCCGTGCCGCGCGCGGGGAGGGGATGTCGGCGCTGGAAAATGCCGCGTCGGTGCTTTTCATGCCCGACGCGCTGTCGTACCTGCTCACCGGCGAGAAGGTATGCGAGTATACGATCCTCTCGACGTCGCAGTTCATGGATCCCCGCACGCGGGAGATCGACGGCGCACTGCTGCGCGAGGCGGGCGTCGATCCCGCGCTTTTCCCGCGGGTGGTGATGCCCGGCCGGAGGATCGGGGTGCTTTGCGACGCCGTAGCCCGGCAGACCGGGCTGGGGGCGGTGCCCGTGGTGGCCGTCGCGGGGCACGATACGGCTTCGGCCGTGGCGGCCGTGCCTGCCCGGAACAGCCGCTTCGCCTACCTCTCGTCGGGGACGTGGTCGCTGATGGGCATCGAGGTGCCGGAGCCGATCATTACGGAGGAGTCCTATGCGATGAACTTCACCAACGAGGGCGGCGTGGACGGCACGGTGCGGTTCCTGAAGAACATCACCGGCATGTGGCTGCTCGAACAGTGCCGCGCGGTGTGGAGCCGCCAGGGCAGGGAGTATAGCTATGAAGAGATCGTGCGCATGACCGAGGGCGCCGCCCCGTCGCCGGGGGTCATCGACCCCGATGCCGCGGAGTTTGCCGCGCCGACCGACATGCCGCAGGCGATCCGCGCGTGGTGCGCGGCACACGGCGTCCCCGTCCCGGCGGACGATGCGGCGCTGATGCGGCTGATATTCGACTCGCTGGCCGCGAAATACGCCGAGGTGCTCGGTAAATTGCGGCGGCTGGCGCCGTTCGAAATCGAATGCCTGCACGTCATCGGCGGCGGCGCACAGAACGACCTGCTGAACCGGATGACGGCCGACGCTGTCGGCATCCCCGTCGTGGCGGGCCCTGCCGAAGCCACGGCGCTGGGCAACATCATGGTGCAGGCGCGTGCCGCGGGCGTGGTCTCTTCGCTCGCCGAAATGCGGCGCTACATCGGCCGCTCGATCGAAACGAAAACATATCAACCGAAAAAATAA
- a CDS encoding L-rhamnose isomerase produces MKTELIEKAYAIARERYAEIGVDTEKALAALQNISLSLHCWQADDVTGFETRGGDLTGGIQATGNYPGKARNIEELRADILKAKSFIPGTHRLNLHEIYGEFGGETVDRDQVEPRHFQGWIEWAKEHGMKLDFNSTSFSHPKSGDLSLANPDPGIRDFWVEHTKRCRAIAEEMGKAQGDPSIMNLWVHDGSKDLTVNRMLYRELLRDSLDRIFETEYDHMKDCIESKVFGIGLESYTVGSNDFYIGYGASRGKIVTLDTGHFHPTEIVADKISSLLLFIPEVMLHVSRPVRWDSDHVTIMNDDTLELCKEIVRCDALDRVHIGLDYFDASINRIGAYVIGSRATQKCLMQALLEPLAQLRRYEAAGQGFERLALLEESKSLPWNAVWDMFCLRNDVPVGEEFIAGIQQYEREVTSKR; encoded by the coding sequence ATGAAAACGGAACTTATCGAAAAGGCATACGCCATCGCGCGGGAACGCTATGCGGAGATCGGCGTAGACACCGAAAAGGCGCTCGCGGCGCTTCAGAACATCTCGCTCTCGCTCCACTGCTGGCAGGCGGACGACGTGACGGGCTTCGAAACCCGGGGCGGCGACCTCACGGGCGGCATCCAGGCTACGGGCAACTACCCGGGCAAAGCCCGCAACATCGAAGAGCTGCGTGCCGACATCCTCAAGGCCAAGTCGTTCATTCCCGGTACGCACCGCCTGAACCTGCATGAGATCTACGGCGAGTTCGGCGGCGAGACGGTCGACCGCGACCAGGTGGAGCCCCGGCATTTCCAGGGCTGGATCGAGTGGGCGAAAGAGCACGGCATGAAGCTCGACTTCAACTCGACGTCGTTCTCGCACCCCAAGAGCGGCGATCTCTCGCTGGCCAACCCCGACCCCGGAATCCGGGACTTCTGGGTGGAACACACCAAGCGCTGCCGCGCCATTGCCGAAGAGATGGGCAAGGCGCAGGGCGACCCCTCGATCATGAACCTCTGGGTGCACGACGGCTCGAAAGACCTTACGGTGAACCGCATGCTCTACCGCGAGCTGCTGCGTGACTCGCTCGACCGCATCTTCGAGACCGAATACGACCACATGAAGGACTGCATCGAGTCGAAGGTGTTCGGCATCGGGCTGGAGAGCTATACCGTCGGGAGCAACGACTTCTACATCGGCTACGGAGCCAGCCGCGGCAAGATCGTGACCCTCGACACGGGGCATTTCCACCCCACGGAGATCGTGGCCGACAAGATTTCGTCGCTGCTGCTGTTCATCCCCGAGGTGATGCTGCACGTGTCGCGCCCGGTGCGCTGGGATTCCGACCACGTGACGATCATGAACGACGATACGCTGGAACTGTGCAAGGAGATCGTACGCTGCGATGCGCTCGACCGCGTACATATCGGGCTGGACTATTTCGATGCCTCGATCAACCGCATCGGCGCCTATGTCATCGGCTCGCGCGCCACGCAGAAGTGCCTGATGCAGGCGTTGCTCGAACCGCTCGCGCAGCTTCGCCGGTACGAGGCTGCCGGACAGGGCTTCGAGCGCCTGGCGCTGCTCGAAGAGTCGAAGTCACTGCCCTGGAACGCCGTATGGGACATGTTCTGCCTGCGCAACGACGTGCCCGTGGGCGAGGAGTTCATCGCCGGGATCCAGCAGTACGAAAGGGAAGTAACCTCCAAACGCTAA
- a CDS encoding SusC/RagA family TonB-linked outer membrane protein — protein sequence MQKTKLLLNILAFFLCALPAIAVAQGGGNVTVRGIVTSADDKQPLIGVNVISGAASGVSTLADGSYSISVAAGTTLTFQYIGYKPATFTVPGGSASLTYNVSLESEAQALDDVVVIAYGVRKKGTIAGSVSTVKAEKVENTPTAAFDQAIQGQVPGLTVLSNSGEPSTSATMMIRGMNSINSGTSPLYILDGVAIASSDFNTINPADIESISVLKDASSTSIYGARAANGVIVITTKRGRMAERAKINYRMQLGFSQIAYGNWDLMDTDERIRYEKEIGFTDGKNYNVLGKTNVNWLDEVFNDAALLQNYELSVSGATDKTNYYVSGGYYNQEGIAAGSAFERFSLRANVEQQAAKWLKLGTNTMMNYQTIERAESGEYTLVTPISAARFMMPYWNPHRPDGSLASIKDGTWKGEGQNPLEWLANNKISYKKYKVISTLFAEATPIEGLTIRSQFGVGYSHTTGFGASYPNYPPNLGSGTAQRYSTDGMSLSVTNTINYRFSLDGGHSFNFLLGQEGVDYSYEEFTLATRGQNNDKLVNISSGTRATSWSDVTDDNYAFLSFFARGEYNYADRYYVDFSVRTDGSSRFGTSGRWAAFGSVGMMWNLRNEKFMENSRRWLTNAQIAFSTGTSGNSSIPNYEHMALVSGGLNYYGDAGIAPSQPGNEDLQWEKLWITNLAVHLGFWNRLNVDVELYHKKNSAMLMEVPVSYTTSNGFGFRWDNVGDMTNRGVEVSLAADVIQHKDFVWSVNANVSYNRNKMTKLYSGVSEYELSSTNTKLVVGHSFGEFYLNRFAGVNPANGDALWYTKEGELTTELRDEDKVMVGKSYVAPWQGGFGTTLAWKGLSLSAQFSWVADRWMINNDRYFDESNGRFASYNQSKRLLNRWKKPGDITDIPRHGVYTEFDDRLLEDASFLRLKNLMLSYSFPQEWLRKTRFISGVKIYAQAQNLFTFTKFTGLDPEGSSNMYQAQYPMARQFTFGLDLTF from the coding sequence ATGCAAAAAACGAAACTCCTACTCAACATTCTTGCATTTTTCCTATGTGCCCTGCCGGCGATAGCCGTAGCGCAGGGGGGGGGAAATGTGACCGTCAGAGGCATCGTCACCTCGGCGGATGACAAGCAACCCCTCATCGGGGTCAACGTGATTTCCGGGGCCGCCAGCGGGGTGAGCACCCTTGCGGACGGAAGCTACTCAATCAGCGTCGCCGCAGGGACGACACTCACCTTCCAGTACATCGGCTACAAGCCCGCCACCTTCACGGTTCCGGGCGGCAGCGCCTCGCTGACCTACAACGTCTCCCTCGAGAGCGAGGCACAGGCGCTCGACGACGTGGTGGTCATCGCTTACGGTGTCCGCAAGAAGGGCACCATCGCCGGATCGGTATCGACCGTCAAGGCCGAAAAGGTCGAGAACACCCCTACGGCGGCGTTCGACCAGGCCATCCAGGGACAGGTTCCCGGCCTGACGGTACTTTCCAATTCGGGTGAGCCGAGCACGTCGGCAACGATGATGATCCGGGGCATGAACTCGATCAACTCGGGTACCTCGCCGCTCTACATACTCGACGGGGTCGCCATCGCCAGTTCCGACTTCAACACCATCAACCCGGCCGACATCGAGAGCATCTCGGTGCTCAAGGACGCCTCCTCCACCTCTATATATGGTGCGCGCGCGGCCAACGGCGTGATCGTCATCACGACCAAGCGCGGGCGCATGGCCGAGCGGGCGAAGATCAACTACCGCATGCAGCTCGGTTTCTCGCAGATCGCCTACGGCAACTGGGATCTGATGGACACCGACGAACGCATCCGGTACGAGAAGGAGATCGGGTTCACCGACGGCAAAAACTACAACGTCCTGGGCAAGACCAACGTCAACTGGCTCGACGAGGTGTTCAACGATGCCGCCCTGCTCCAGAACTACGAACTTTCGGTTTCGGGGGCCACCGACAAGACCAATTACTACGTCTCGGGCGGCTACTACAACCAGGAGGGCATCGCCGCAGGTTCGGCCTTCGAGCGCTTCTCGCTCCGCGCCAACGTCGAGCAGCAGGCCGCCAAATGGCTCAAGCTCGGCACCAACACGATGATGAACTACCAGACCATCGAACGCGCCGAGTCGGGCGAATATACGCTCGTGACCCCCATCTCGGCCGCACGTTTCATGATGCCGTACTGGAATCCCCACCGCCCCGACGGCTCGCTCGCCTCGATCAAGGACGGCACCTGGAAGGGCGAAGGCCAGAACCCGCTCGAATGGCTGGCCAACAACAAGATCTCCTATAAAAAATACAAGGTGATCTCGACGCTCTTCGCCGAGGCCACCCCCATCGAGGGGCTCACCATCCGGTCGCAGTTCGGCGTAGGCTATTCGCACACGACGGGCTTCGGCGCCTCCTACCCCAACTACCCGCCCAACCTGGGCTCGGGCACGGCCCAGCGCTACTCGACCGACGGCATGAGCCTTTCGGTCACCAACACGATCAACTACCGCTTCTCGCTCGACGGCGGACACTCGTTCAACTTCCTGTTGGGCCAGGAGGGCGTCGATTACAGCTACGAGGAGTTCACGCTGGCCACCCGCGGCCAGAACAACGACAAGCTGGTCAACATCTCGTCGGGAACACGTGCCACGTCGTGGAGCGACGTCACCGACGACAACTACGCCTTCCTGTCGTTCTTCGCGCGCGGCGAATACAACTACGCCGACCGTTACTACGTCGACTTCTCCGTCCGTACCGACGGCTCCTCGCGCTTCGGCACCTCGGGACGCTGGGCGGCGTTCGGCTCGGTGGGCATGATGTGGAACCTGCGCAACGAGAAATTCATGGAGAACTCGCGCCGCTGGCTCACCAACGCGCAGATCGCCTTCAGCACGGGTACCTCGGGTAACTCGTCGATCCCCAACTACGAACACATGGCGCTTGTGAGCGGCGGCCTGAACTACTACGGCGACGCCGGCATCGCCCCCTCGCAGCCGGGCAACGAAGACCTGCAGTGGGAGAAGCTGTGGATCACCAACCTGGCCGTGCACCTGGGCTTCTGGAACCGCCTGAACGTGGACGTCGAACTCTACCACAAGAAGAACAGCGCCATGCTCATGGAGGTTCCCGTTTCCTACACCACCTCCAACGGCTTCGGCTTCCGCTGGGACAACGTGGGCGACATGACCAACCGCGGCGTCGAGGTGAGCCTGGCCGCCGACGTCATCCAGCACAAGGATTTCGTGTGGAGCGTGAACGCCAACGTCTCCTACAACAGGAACAAGATGACCAAGCTCTACAGCGGGGTCAGCGAATACGAGCTTTCGAGCACCAATACCAAACTGGTCGTGGGGCACTCCTTCGGCGAGTTCTACCTCAACCGGTTCGCAGGCGTCAACCCCGCCAACGGCGACGCGCTGTGGTACACCAAGGAGGGCGAGCTGACCACCGAGCTCCGCGACGAGGACAAGGTCATGGTCGGCAAGAGCTACGTGGCGCCCTGGCAGGGCGGCTTCGGCACGACGCTGGCCTGGAAGGGACTTTCGCTGTCGGCACAGTTCAGCTGGGTCGCCGACCGCTGGATGATCAACAACGACCGTTATTTCGACGAGTCGAACGGCCGATTCGCCTCCTACAACCAGTCCAAGCGCCTGCTCAACCGCTGGAAGAAACCCGGCGACATCACCGACATCCCGCGCCACGGCGTCTACACCGAGTTCGACGACCGCCTGCTGGAGGACGCTTCGTTCCTGCGCCTGAAGAACCTCATGCTGAGTTATTCCTTCCCGCAGGAGTGGCTGCGTAAGACACGCTTCATCAGCGGCGTGAAGATCTACGCCCAGGCCCAGAACCTCTTCACCTTCACCAAATTCACGGGCCTCGATCCCGAAGGGTCGAGCAATATGTACCAGGCACAGTACCCGATGGCACGCCAATTCACCTTCGGACTCGACTTAACATTCTAA
- the fucO gene encoding lactaldehyde reductase has protein sequence MYRIVLNETSYYGAGCRSVIADEIRKRGFKKVLLVTDKDLIRFGVAAKIEEVLRGADIPYEIYSQIKANPTIRNVQQGVEAFKASGADCMVALGGGSSIDTAKAVGIIVNNPEFADVRSLEGVADTKHRAVPTFAVPTTAGTAAEVTINYVITDEENRKKMVCVDPNDIPMCAVIDCELMMSMPRGLTAATGMDALTHAIEGYITPGAWTMSDMFELKAIELVAAHLRNAVEDGSDPVARNGMAEAQYIAGMGFSNVGLGIVHSMAHPLGAFYDTPHGVANALLLPYVMEYNAESPSRAKYLDIARAMGVDTAGMSVDEGVAAAVRAVRDLSLSIRIPQRLHEIGVREEDIPALAVAAFNDVCTGGNPRPTSVGDIEKLYRTAF, from the coding sequence ATGTACCGCATCGTACTGAACGAGACGTCGTACTACGGCGCAGGGTGCCGCTCGGTGATCGCCGACGAGATCCGCAAGCGGGGCTTTAAAAAGGTGCTGCTCGTAACGGACAAAGACCTCATCCGGTTCGGCGTGGCCGCGAAGATCGAGGAGGTGCTCCGCGGGGCGGACATTCCCTATGAGATTTACAGCCAGATCAAGGCCAACCCCACGATCCGCAACGTGCAGCAGGGCGTCGAGGCGTTCAAGGCTTCGGGCGCCGACTGCATGGTGGCGCTGGGCGGCGGTTCGTCGATCGACACGGCCAAGGCCGTGGGCATCATCGTCAACAACCCCGAGTTCGCCGACGTGCGCTCGTTGGAGGGCGTGGCCGACACCAAGCACCGCGCCGTGCCGACCTTCGCCGTGCCGACGACCGCGGGGACGGCGGCCGAGGTGACGATCAACTATGTCATCACCGACGAGGAGAACCGCAAGAAGATGGTCTGCGTCGATCCCAACGACATCCCGATGTGCGCGGTGATCGACTGCGAACTGATGATGTCGATGCCCCGGGGGCTGACGGCCGCTACGGGCATGGACGCCCTGACGCACGCCATCGAAGGGTATATCACGCCCGGGGCGTGGACGATGAGCGACATGTTCGAGCTGAAGGCCATCGAGCTGGTCGCCGCGCACTTGCGGAATGCCGTCGAGGACGGCAGCGACCCCGTCGCCCGCAACGGCATGGCCGAGGCGCAGTACATCGCGGGCATGGGTTTCTCGAACGTCGGGCTGGGCATCGTGCACTCGATGGCGCACCCCCTGGGGGCGTTCTACGACACGCCGCACGGCGTGGCGAACGCACTGCTGCTGCCCTATGTGATGGAATACAATGCCGAGTCGCCCTCGCGCGCCAAATACCTCGACATCGCGCGGGCGATGGGCGTCGATACCGCGGGCATGAGCGTCGACGAGGGCGTGGCCGCGGCTGTCAGGGCCGTGCGCGACCTGTCGTTGAGCATCCGCATCCCGCAGCGCCTGCACGAGATCGGCGTGAGGGAGGAGGACATCCCCGCGCTGGCCGTGGCGGCGTTCAACGACGTCTGCACGGGCGGCAACCCGCGTCCGACCTCGGTCGGGGATATCGAAAAACTATACCGTACCGCATTCTAA
- a CDS encoding AraC family transcriptional regulator, with product MDDRPLSILHYLPVSPRDEQWGIVCTTAGHQHVPPGTPYPVSEHPEHYLFYKGSGRTLDEYQLVYITAGRGRFESASCPSQTVEAGTMLLLFPNEWHSYSPDPGTGWTEWWVGFRGANIDRLEQQGFLCRRRPLLRIGCSGGIERCYREIIGTVEEERVGFQPLISSIVLHILGSVLFKHSNLLYSDNPVVEKINRAKAIMRTDFGRNRSPEQIAREVGMGYTWFRRVFREYVGMAPAQYQHTMRLNKARELLATTAHSISEIAYALGFESVSAFSLFFRLRERLSPSQYRARFRGGKGQ from the coding sequence ATGGACGACCGGCCGCTGAGCATCCTTCACTACCTGCCAGTCTCCCCGCGCGACGAGCAGTGGGGCATCGTCTGCACCACGGCCGGGCACCAGCACGTCCCGCCCGGAACGCCCTACCCCGTCTCGGAACACCCCGAGCACTACCTGTTTTACAAAGGCAGCGGCCGCACGCTCGACGAGTACCAGCTGGTCTACATCACCGCCGGACGGGGACGTTTCGAGTCGGCATCCTGCCCGTCGCAGACAGTCGAGGCGGGCACCATGCTCCTGCTCTTCCCCAACGAATGGCACTCCTATTCGCCCGACCCCGGCACCGGATGGACGGAGTGGTGGGTCGGCTTCCGCGGCGCCAATATCGACCGGCTGGAACAGCAGGGGTTCCTCTGCCGCCGGCGCCCCCTGCTGCGGATCGGGTGCAGCGGCGGCATCGAGCGGTGCTACCGCGAGATCATCGGCACGGTCGAGGAGGAGCGCGTGGGATTCCAGCCGCTCATTTCGAGCATCGTGCTCCACATCCTGGGGTCGGTGCTCTTCAAGCACAGCAACCTGCTCTACTCCGACAACCCCGTCGTCGAGAAGATCAACCGCGCGAAAGCCATCATGCGCACAGACTTCGGCCGCAACCGCTCGCCCGAACAGATCGCCCGCGAAGTGGGCATGGGCTACACGTGGTTCCGCCGCGTCTTCCGCGAATACGTGGGGATGGCGCCGGCGCAATACCAGCACACGATGCGGCTCAACAAGGCCCGGGAACTGCTCGCGACGACAGCCCACAGCATCTCGGAAATAGCCTATGCGCTCGGCTTCGAAAGCGTGAGCGCCTTCTCGCTCTTTTTCCGCCTCCGCGAACGGCTCAGCCCCAGTCAGTACCGCGCCCGCTTCCGGGGCGGGAAGGGGCAGTGA
- a CDS encoding RagB/SusD family nutrient uptake outer membrane protein — translation MLRNIKFYLSALAILVGATSCLDKYPGSSIPEKEAMRTFADAEQTLTGIYASLKSNALYSGYLTLLPDIQADLVYAVEGNTNTYGSFWRWDIRPTDLQLEAVYAALYKVIGNCNFYLDRIDEVMANEISDTNIEKLEQYTGEVYAVRALCYTELLKTFCKAYEPDTAQSELGVVLRTKYFTPEAARRASLYDSYQFVLDDLAEAEKRLDKENDAYGNVYMTSASAEALHARVALYMQDWDTAIEYSSTLIDEKKATFQLSDAKTNYTSDYTYFDYMWAYDLGYEVIWRIGFTDTSYGGALGTVFLNFNKDYTYFYPDYVPGQAALDLYDDADLRYSGYFYQTETGYAHGLSWPLLVKYYGNRNLIANQIYHVSMPKPFRLAEQYLIRAEAYCQKNDFSKAGNDLSTLRKMRYKSGGTINVTKDNWLQTISDERLRELYMEGFRLHDLKRWHKGFERKPQANSQAEGSSLKIEADNPLFVWPIPQHELEAPGSEILPNESNR, via the coding sequence ATGTTACGCAATATAAAATTCTATCTTTCGGCCCTCGCGATACTTGTCGGCGCCACCTCGTGCCTGGACAAGTACCCCGGCTCGTCCATCCCGGAGAAGGAGGCCATGCGCACCTTCGCCGACGCCGAGCAGACGCTCACCGGCATCTACGCCTCGCTCAAGAGCAACGCGCTTTACAGCGGCTACCTCACCCTGCTGCCCGACATCCAGGCCGACCTGGTCTATGCCGTCGAAGGCAACACCAATACCTACGGCTCGTTCTGGCGCTGGGACATACGCCCGACCGACCTGCAGCTCGAAGCGGTTTACGCCGCCCTCTACAAGGTGATCGGCAACTGCAATTTCTACCTCGACCGCATCGACGAGGTGATGGCCAACGAAATCAGCGACACCAACATCGAGAAGCTCGAGCAGTACACGGGCGAGGTCTACGCCGTGCGTGCGCTCTGCTATACCGAGCTGCTCAAGACCTTCTGCAAGGCCTATGAGCCGGACACGGCCCAATCGGAACTGGGCGTCGTGCTGCGCACGAAATACTTTACGCCCGAGGCGGCCCGCCGCGCGTCGCTCTACGACTCGTACCAGTTCGTGCTCGACGACCTAGCCGAGGCCGAGAAACGCCTCGACAAGGAGAACGACGCCTACGGCAACGTCTACATGACCTCGGCCTCGGCCGAGGCGCTGCACGCCCGCGTTGCGCTCTACATGCAGGACTGGGACACGGCGATCGAATATTCGAGCACCCTGATCGACGAAAAAAAAGCCACCTTCCAGCTCTCCGATGCCAAGACCAACTACACCTCCGACTACACCTATTTCGACTACATGTGGGCGTACGACCTGGGATACGAGGTCATCTGGCGCATCGGCTTCACCGACACCTCCTACGGCGGGGCGCTCGGCACGGTGTTCCTCAACTTCAACAAGGACTACACCTATTTCTATCCCGACTATGTCCCCGGCCAGGCTGCCCTGGATCTTTACGACGATGCCGACCTGCGCTATTCGGGCTACTTCTACCAGACTGAGACCGGTTATGCTCACGGGCTGAGCTGGCCGCTGCTGGTCAAATACTACGGCAACCGCAACCTGATCGCCAACCAGATCTACCATGTCTCGATGCCCAAGCCGTTCCGCCTGGCGGAGCAGTACCTGATCCGCGCCGAGGCCTACTGCCAAAAGAACGATTTTTCGAAGGCCGGCAACGACCTCTCGACGCTGCGTAAGATGCGCTACAAATCGGGCGGCACGATCAACGTCACGAAGGACAACTGGTTGCAGACCATCTCCGACGAGCGCCTGCGCGAACTCTACATGGAGGGTTTCCGCTTGCACGACCTCAAACGCTGGCACAAGGGCTTCGAGCGTAAGCCGCAGGCCAATTCGCAGGCCGAGGGAAGCTCGCTCAAGATCGAAGCCGACAACCCGCTTTTCGTATGGCCGATCCCGCAGCACGAGCTGGAAGCCCCCGGCTCGGAGATACTCCCGAACGAAAGCAACAGATAG
- the rhaT gene encoding L-rhamnose/proton symporter RhaT — MNTLLGLLIIAVGSFCQSSSYVPIKKVKEWSWESFWLVQGIFAWLVFPLLGALLAVPAGSSLGEILSTDPSAAFKAAGYGVLWGVGGLTFGLSMRYLGVALGQSIALGTCAGFGTLFPAIFAGENLFAGKGLILLLGVSITLAGIAVIGYAGSLRSQNMTDEEKRAAVKDFALTKGLAVALLAGVMSACFNLGLEAGRPLQVEGGSALFRTLPATLMVTLGGFVTNAAYCLWQNARNRTFGDYGKGSLYANNLLFCALAGALWYSQFFGFGIGQTFFEPGSVVAAFAWCILMALNVTFSNVWGIILREWRGVSAKTVGVLVCGLAILIFSLVFPNLF, encoded by the coding sequence ATGAATACGCTTCTCGGACTTCTGATCATCGCCGTCGGCAGCTTTTGCCAGTCGAGCTCCTATGTACCCATCAAAAAGGTGAAGGAGTGGTCGTGGGAGAGCTTCTGGCTGGTACAGGGCATCTTCGCATGGCTGGTGTTCCCGCTGCTGGGGGCACTGCTGGCGGTTCCCGCGGGCAGCTCGCTCGGGGAAATCCTCTCGACCGACCCTTCCGCCGCCTTCAAGGCCGCCGGCTACGGCGTGCTGTGGGGTGTGGGCGGCCTGACGTTCGGGCTGTCGATGCGCTACCTCGGGGTGGCGCTCGGGCAGTCGATCGCCCTGGGCACCTGCGCCGGGTTCGGCACCCTCTTCCCCGCCATCTTCGCGGGCGAAAACCTCTTTGCGGGCAAAGGGCTGATCCTGCTGCTGGGCGTCTCGATTACGCTGGCGGGCATCGCCGTGATCGGCTACGCCGGGTCGCTGCGCTCGCAGAACATGACCGACGAGGAGAAACGCGCCGCCGTCAAGGACTTCGCCCTTACGAAGGGGCTGGCCGTGGCGTTGCTGGCGGGCGTGATGAGCGCCTGCTTCAACCTCGGGCTGGAGGCCGGGCGGCCGTTGCAGGTCGAGGGCGGCAGCGCCCTGTTCCGCACGCTGCCCGCCACGCTGATGGTGACGCTCGGGGGCTTCGTGACCAATGCCGCCTACTGCCTGTGGCAGAATGCGCGCAACCGCACGTTCGGCGACTACGGCAAGGGGTCGCTCTATGCCAACAACCTGCTGTTCTGCGCGTTGGCCGGGGCACTGTGGTACTCGCAGTTCTTCGGCTTCGGCATCGGGCAGACCTTCTTCGAGCCCGGGTCGGTCGTGGCGGCATTCGCCTGGTGCATCCTCATGGCGCTCAACGTCACCTTCTCCAACGTGTGGGGCATTATCCTCCGGGAGTGGCGCGGCGTGTCGGCCAAGACCGTGGGCGTATTGGTCTGCGGCCTGGCGATCCTGATTTTCTCACTCGTATTTCCTAATTTGTTCTGA